The Equus asinus isolate D_3611 breed Donkey chromosome 15, EquAss-T2T_v2, whole genome shotgun sequence genome includes a window with the following:
- the TNFRSF6B gene encoding tumor necrosis factor receptor superfamily member 6B has protein sequence MWAPELPLLTPPAALAALPALLLALAVRGAAAGAPTYPWRDAETREWLVCSQCPPGTFVQRPCGRDSPTTCGACPPRHYTQFWNYLERCRYCNVICGEREEEARPCGATHNRACRCRPGFFAHAGFCLEHAPCPPGAGVAAPGTASRNTQCQPCAPGTFSASSSSSEQCQPHRNCTALGLAVNVPGSPSHDALCTSCTAFPLGELESGGPGTEECERAVIDFVVFQDISFKRLLRLQQALMGPGGQSLTPREGRMALQLKLWQQLTELREARTEPLLARLLQALREARLPGLERTIRERFLLAH, from the exons ATGTGGGCGCCCGAGCTGCCGCTGCTGACCCCGCCGGCGGCGCTGGCGGCGCTGCCCGCGCTGCTGCTGGCGCTGGCCGtgcgcggggcggcggcgggcgcgccCACGTACCCTTGGCGGGACGCGGAGACGCGGGAGTGGCTGGTGTGCAGCCAGTGCCCCCCGGGCACCTTCGTGCAGCGGCCGTGCGGCCGGGACAGCCCCACGACGTGCGGCGCGTGCCCGCCGCGCCACTACACGCAGTTCTGGAACTACCTGGAGCGCTGCCGCTACTGCAACGTCATCTGCGGGGAGCGCGAGGAGGAGGCGCGGCCGTGCGGGGCCACCCACAACCGCGCCTGCCGCTGCCGCCCCGGCTTCTTCGCGCACGCCGGCTTCTGCCTGGAGCACGCGCCCTGCCCGCCCGGCGCCGGCGTGGCGGCCCCCG GCACTGCCAGCCGAAACACGCAGTGCCAGCCGTGTGCGCCGGGCACCTTCTCGGCCAGCAGCTCGAGCTCCGAGCAGTGCCAGCCACACCGCAACTGCACGGCCCTGGGCCTGGCGGTCAACGTTCCGGGCTCCCCCTCCCATGACGCGCTGTGCACCAGCTGCACCGCCTTCCCGCTCGGGGAGCTGGAGTCTGGAGGACCAG GAACTGAGGAGTGCGAGCGCGCCGTCATCGATTTTGTGGTCTTCCAGGACATCTCCTTCAAGAGGCTCCTGCGGCTGCAGCAGGCCCTGATGGGCCCCGGGGGACAGAGTCTGACACCCAGGGAGGGCCGAATGGCCTTGCAGCTgaagctgtggcagcagctcacggAGCTCCGTGAGGCGCGGACTGAGCCGCTGTTGGCAAGGCTGCTGCAGGCACTGCGcgaggccaggctgcctgggctggAGCGCACCATCCGAGAGCGGTTCCTCCTGGCTCACTGA